In the genome of Mycobacterium sp. 3519A, the window TCAGGAAGCGGACCGACTCAAGTTCGGGCTCAACGAAATCGACAGCGTCGCACCCGAACCCGGCGAAGACCAGGCGCTCGTCGACGACATCAGACGATTGTCAGAACTGGATGCGCTGCGCGAGGCTGCGCAGTCAGCCCGCGCCGCACTCTCCGGTTCCGACGACGATCCGTCGGACGCATCGGCCGCCAACAGCGTCGCGCACGCGAAGTCGGCTCTCGACGCCACCGACGACGCGACGTTGCGCGCGCTGGCCGAACAACTCACCGGCGCGTTGGCCGTGCTGATCGACGTGTCGACCGAACTCGGCGACTATCTCGCCGGACTTCCCAGCGACGCAAGCACTCTCGAGACCAAACTGGCCCGACAGGGTGAGCTGCGCACCCTGACCCGCAAGTACGCCGCCGACATCGACGGTGTGTTGCGGTGGGCGGCCGAATCGCGGGAACGCCTTGGGCTCCTCGACGTCTCGGAGGAGGCGCTGGCAGAACTCGAGCGTCGTGTCGGCGAGCTCGAAGCCAAAGTGGTCAGCGCTGCAACAGAACTCACCAAGGCGCGGACCAAAGCCGCCAAGAACCTCGCCAAAGCAGTGACCGCCGAGCTGGCCGGCCTGGCGATGGCCGACGCCGAGTTCACCGTGTCGGTCGCCGCGCTTCCCGCCCGAGCCGACGATTCCGCGCCGCTGACGCTGCCGACCGGAGTCACCGTGCACGCCGGCCACGACGGTGTCGACGCCGTCGAATTCGGCTTCGCCGCGCACCGCGGCACCGACGTGCTACCGCTGAGCAAGAGCGCATCCGGCGGTGAACTGTCGCGGGTCATGCTGGCTCTGGAAGTGGTGCTGGCGGCGTCGGTCGAAGGCACGACCATGGTCTTCGACGAGGTCGACGCCGGTGTCGGCGGCCGCGCGGCGGTGCAGATCGGACGCAGGCTGGCCCGCTTGGCCCGCACCCACCA includes:
- the recN gene encoding DNA repair protein RecN; translation: MLSEIRIESLGAISAATAEFDRGFTVLTGETGTGKTMVVTGLHLLGGARADASRVRSGASRAVVEGRFTTTELGDGVAGRVDDILESSGADRDDDGSVIAARSVSRDGPSRAYLGGRSVPAKSLSTFTNELLALHGQNDQLRLMRPEEQRAALDRSVDVESQLKRYRRVREDWLAARRDLADRKQRARELAQEADRLKFGLNEIDSVAPEPGEDQALVDDIRRLSELDALREAAQSARAALSGSDDDPSDASAANSVAHAKSALDATDDATLRALAEQLTGALAVLIDVSTELGDYLAGLPSDASTLETKLARQGELRTLTRKYAADIDGVLRWAAESRERLGLLDVSEEALAELERRVGELEAKVVSAATELTKARTKAAKNLAKAVTAELAGLAMADAEFTVSVAALPARADDSAPLTLPTGVTVHAGHDGVDAVEFGFAAHRGTDVLPLSKSASGGELSRVMLALEVVLAASVEGTTMVFDEVDAGVGGRAAVQIGRRLARLARTHQVIVVTHLPQVAAYADVHLVVDSGGGRNKASGVRRLDDDDRVAELARMLAGLGESDSGRAPARELLDAAQQDRKNWAPSTVSTKRVMKSASGGSAVINRR